One window of the Desulfonatronum thiosulfatophilum genome contains the following:
- a CDS encoding phosphate/phosphite/phosphonate ABC transporter substrate-binding protein produces MKIRHLLLLLHLMAFFLLSACGDQPTPVKVDLDEREEVTPGSHQPVITYAYLPQFSHTVSFERHQRLVQYLSEITDLNIRQIFPETFHEHMLMLAQGKIDISYANPFVYALTAERSGAKVFAKIIEMTGEASFGGLIITRADNPDIQTLDDCRGKRWIAVDQFSAGGYLFGLGHFLDHGIHPEDFAEIVFAPGPGGKQESVILGVYAGRYDVGTVREGALELLEDKIDLSQIRILARTQRYPGWNFSARPGLAVEIVEAIKNAMLALDFGNPEHRLILERAAMRGIVAAQPGDFDAVRDLVRRAELQ; encoded by the coding sequence ATGAAAATCCGCCACCTTTTGTTATTGCTCCATCTTATGGCGTTTTTCCTGCTATCGGCTTGCGGAGATCAACCCACACCGGTCAAGGTTGATCTGGACGAACGCGAGGAGGTCACGCCGGGTTCCCATCAGCCAGTAATCACCTACGCCTACCTGCCCCAGTTCTCGCACACCGTTTCCTTTGAACGACACCAGCGCCTTGTCCAGTATCTGTCCGAGATTACAGACTTGAATATCCGCCAGATCTTTCCGGAAACCTTTCATGAGCACATGCTCATGCTTGCCCAGGGTAAAATCGACATTTCCTACGCGAATCCGTTTGTTTACGCTCTGACGGCAGAGAGATCCGGAGCAAAAGTATTTGCCAAAATCATCGAAATGACAGGAGAAGCGTCTTTTGGCGGCCTGATCATCACCCGCGCCGACAACCCGGACATCCAAACCCTGGATGATTGTCGCGGCAAACGCTGGATTGCCGTGGACCAGTTTTCGGCGGGCGGATATCTTTTCGGGTTGGGTCATTTTCTGGATCACGGCATCCATCCAGAAGATTTTGCTGAAATCGTTTTCGCTCCTGGCCCTGGCGGCAAACAGGAAAGCGTGATTCTCGGAGTTTACGCCGGACGCTACGATGTAGGTACAGTGCGTGAAGGTGCCCTGGAACTGTTGGAGGACAAGATCGATCTTTCGCAAATTCGAATTCTGGCTCGCACCCAGCGGTATCCCGGCTGGAACTTTTCGGCCCGTCCAGGTCTTGCTGTTGAGATTGTCGAGGCCATTAAGAATGCCATGCTCGCTCTGGATTTCGGCAATCCCGAACATCGCTTGATTCTGGAAAGAGCAGCCATGCGCGGGATCGTTGCTGCCCAGCCCGGGGATTTCGATGCCGTACGCGACCTGGTCCGCCGGGCTGAACTCCAATAA
- a CDS encoding ATP-binding protein, translated as MRSIFHYLSRRSFQAKINLGLALIIICFGLLLGFMSHAVSSRAILEETLKRGQSLVVNLSARSVESILSMNFLRLTVLTTEVVQIGNEKDIVYAFILDRHGQVLAHSFRDGFPVALRLANQVEDHQAYSIQFLDTGAERIYDFAAPVMLDETRLGTVRVALSYSTIKASIDRLMWLNMLMTAGATLLALMGGSFFARTVTRRVNALRQSAEAVVKGDLDVQVSPLLERNCWEIMDCDQEHCPARGDRQRRCWYIAGTFCPDCGTGGFPEKVDNCLNCPVYRRNAGDEIQSLAESFEYMALTLKNHIEELRLSRKNLSLQKQLLKTILDVTPDLVALQDDNLVYLAVNKAFCSHLSRDENEIVGSTDFDIFNPDQADQNYHEDMQILMTKQPLSKEIMTRGSKGKKWHHVVKVPVIENDRIIGLLSTARDITVVKQYQEKLIHSQKMEDLGRLAGGVAHEINTPLSIILGYAQLLLKDIPNSDPVAQDVAIIEKQAQACRKIVADLLSFSRNTEKDQAQININQSLREVADLVEHIFRQNRIVIIKELDDLIPPVTGDKERLKQVWMNLLNNAADAIGTDGCIMIKTKLCAHRRRLVVSVADTGSGIQEEDLDKIFEPFFTTKPVDKGTGLGLSVTFGIIKDHGGRISAFSPVPSEYNDNYPACEGELGPGTVFFVELPLEGNTMPDDECVDIPKRT; from the coding sequence ATGCGCTCCATTTTCCATTACTTATCCCGACGATCCTTCCAAGCCAAGATCAACCTCGGCCTGGCTTTGATCATCATCTGCTTTGGCCTGCTCCTGGGTTTCATGAGCCATGCCGTGAGCTCACGCGCCATTCTCGAAGAAACGCTCAAGCGTGGCCAAAGTCTGGTCGTGAACCTTTCCGCGCGTTCCGTGGAATCCATTCTGTCCATGAATTTTCTGCGCCTCACGGTCCTGACCACGGAAGTTGTCCAGATCGGCAATGAAAAGGACATCGTGTACGCCTTCATCCTGGATCGCCACGGCCAGGTTCTGGCTCACAGCTTTCGAGATGGCTTTCCTGTGGCCCTGCGTCTGGCCAACCAGGTAGAGGACCATCAAGCATATTCCATCCAGTTCCTGGATACCGGCGCCGAACGCATCTATGACTTCGCCGCTCCTGTCATGCTGGACGAGACCCGCCTGGGGACGGTGCGTGTGGCCTTGTCCTACAGCACCATCAAGGCCTCCATCGACCGGCTGATGTGGTTGAACATGCTCATGACCGCAGGAGCGACACTGCTGGCGCTGATGGGCGGCAGCTTCTTCGCGCGCACCGTTACCCGGCGCGTCAATGCCCTTCGACAGTCAGCCGAGGCCGTGGTCAAGGGCGATCTGGACGTGCAGGTGAGCCCGCTTCTTGAGCGTAATTGCTGGGAAATCATGGATTGCGATCAAGAGCACTGTCCTGCCCGTGGAGACCGCCAGCGCCGCTGCTGGTACATCGCCGGAACTTTTTGTCCCGACTGCGGAACGGGTGGTTTTCCGGAGAAAGTCGACAACTGCCTGAATTGTCCCGTCTACCGCCGCAATGCCGGCGACGAAATTCAAAGCTTGGCCGAATCCTTCGAATACATGGCGCTGACCCTGAAAAATCACATTGAGGAACTGCGCCTCTCCAGAAAAAATCTCAGCCTGCAAAAACAACTGTTGAAGACCATCCTGGACGTTACCCCTGACCTGGTCGCCCTCCAGGACGACAATCTCGTATACTTGGCCGTCAACAAGGCCTTTTGCAGCCATTTGAGCCGGGATGAAAATGAGATTGTCGGAAGCACGGACTTCGATATTTTCAACCCGGACCAGGCGGACCAGAACTATCACGAGGATATGCAGATCCTAATGACGAAACAGCCCCTGTCCAAGGAAATCATGACCCGGGGGAGCAAGGGCAAGAAATGGCACCATGTCGTGAAAGTCCCGGTGATCGAGAATGACCGGATCATCGGCCTACTCTCCACAGCCAGGGACATTACCGTGGTCAAGCAGTACCAGGAAAAGCTGATCCACTCCCAGAAGATGGAAGACCTGGGGCGTTTGGCCGGCGGCGTGGCTCATGAAATCAACACTCCCTTGAGCATCATCCTGGGATACGCCCAGTTGCTGCTCAAGGACATCCCCAACAGCGACCCCGTGGCACAGGATGTGGCCATCATCGAAAAGCAGGCTCAGGCCTGCCGCAAAATTGTTGCCGACCTGCTCAGTTTTTCCAGAAATACGGAAAAGGATCAGGCGCAGATCAACATCAACCAATCCCTTCGGGAAGTGGCGGACCTGGTGGAACACATCTTCCGCCAGAACCGGATCGTGATCATCAAGGAACTCGACGACCTGATCCCGCCTGTCACCGGGGACAAGGAACGCCTCAAACAGGTCTGGATGAATCTGCTCAACAACGCCGCGGATGCCATTGGCACGGACGGCTGCATCATGATCAAGACCAAGCTCTGCGCCCACCGCCGCCGCCTCGTGGTCTCCGTTGCGGATACGGGCAGCGGCATCCAGGAAGAGGATCTGGATAAGATATTTGAACCCTTCTTCACCACAAAACCTGTGGACAAGGGCACGGGACTCGGACTTTCGGTCACTTTCGGCATCATCAAGGACCACGGCGGACGGATCAGCGCGTTCAGTCCCGTACCCAGCGAGTATAATGATAATTATCCGGCTTGCGAGGGCGAACTCGGCCCCGGCACGGTGTTCTTTGTCGAGCTTCCCCTGGAGGGGAATACCATGCCCGACGACGAGTGCGTGGACATTCCCAAGAGGACATGA
- a CDS encoding response regulator, whose amino-acid sequence MAEILVLDDVQDVGVMIRRILTRNGHNVHVYSDEEPAFEHARATPPHLAILDIKLKKMSGVEVLEELKKINPDIRVMMLTGYPTLETAKQAMQLGADEYCVKPIDIDELVEKTAQILAKAGQA is encoded by the coding sequence ATGGCAGAAATTCTTGTTCTGGACGACGTGCAGGACGTGGGCGTGATGATCCGCCGCATCCTGACCCGCAATGGACACAATGTGCATGTCTACAGTGACGAGGAACCGGCTTTTGAGCATGCCCGCGCCACCCCGCCTCACCTGGCCATCCTGGATATCAAGCTCAAAAAGATGAGCGGTGTGGAAGTGCTCGAAGAGCTGAAAAAAATAAATCCGGATATTCGGGTAATGATGCTCACCGGCTATCCAACCCTGGAAACAGCCAAACAGGCCATGCAGCTCGGAGCCGATGAATACTGCGTCAAGCCCATCGATATTGATGAGCTTGTGGAAAAAACAGCGCAGATTCTGGCCAAAGCCGGCCAAGCCTGA
- a CDS encoding PEP/pyruvate-binding domain-containing protein encodes MALQKITSWAERIFSPDKVVLRRFNMFQSLLREDRKCLKLITKLEEIHHRPIPTDWSRIAMLVQALSTATHRLIDCLVAMRPGTYDPLTHSHSRISADLTGLLPEPEIITSPPYALPLDKAWEHPQMLGGKALALSRIRKETRIPVQPGFVITTNAFHAFLEENNLQQVIARGLRGLNLQRPDRLRKISDSLQRAVMAGKVPDIVQTRILAAIQDVAGTDQSTVWAVRSSASAEDGEVSFAGQYATVLDVRQEDICEAYKTVLASKYAPRALTYRLHYGLDDNQTPMAVLVLPMIAPRASGVMYTMDPLDMCKGSCLVITAVPGLGTRLVDGSAVPDIFLISRNDPKHFLAKQPAPEEGSSGTGSQNAQRNTLCLDDAAATTLAEWGLELEALTGAPQDVEWAQDQMANLTILQSRPIHMPEDGTDPEALFHDQPQDTPAPSNHVAVLLEVGTPASVGISTGPVHHITGEGDISEIPSGSILVTPNIPPSLVHVVHNVKAVLAEHGSKASHFASVAREFGLPLVVGLGSLATTLAQGQTVTVDAYRGVVYDGEVRELLEWQEKQKSRPTFPFQRKMKPLMELISPLTLTDPASSSFAPESCRTYHDLVRFVHEKGTQEMFSLVEAKGRGLRSSKSLEADIPMVMQVLDLGGGLRESAQSVKTVRPEDFLSAPMQAVWSGLSDRDITWSKGLVHVDWERFDQVSGGIFSLKSSLLASYALVAANYAHLLLRFGYHFAVLDAMSGSRPEENHIQFRFKGGGGSPEKKIWRLAMIGRVLSRFNFRVEINEDMLEAKCMRLGHEATQLRLRVTGYLLGCTPLLDMVLESEDHALAMAEEMAKKWQNEGNKNE; translated from the coding sequence ATGGCATTGCAAAAGATTACATCCTGGGCTGAGCGGATTTTCTCACCGGACAAGGTGGTCTTGCGGCGATTCAACATGTTTCAGAGCCTGTTGCGGGAAGACAGGAAGTGCCTCAAACTGATCACAAAGCTGGAGGAAATTCATCATCGTCCCATCCCTACGGACTGGTCCCGCATTGCCATGCTTGTCCAGGCCTTGTCGACGGCGACGCACCGCTTGATTGACTGCCTGGTGGCAATGCGTCCCGGAACGTACGACCCTCTGACGCACAGCCACTCACGCATTTCGGCGGATCTCACGGGTTTGCTGCCAGAACCCGAGATCATCACCAGCCCACCCTATGCCCTGCCTCTGGACAAGGCCTGGGAGCACCCGCAGATGCTGGGCGGCAAAGCCCTGGCTCTGAGTCGCATCCGGAAGGAAACAAGGATTCCCGTCCAACCCGGGTTTGTGATCACCACCAATGCCTTTCATGCGTTCCTGGAGGAAAACAATCTGCAGCAGGTCATTGCCCGCGGCCTGCGCGGACTGAATCTGCAACGACCGGATCGACTGCGGAAAATCTCGGATAGTCTGCAGCGGGCCGTCATGGCGGGCAAGGTGCCCGACATCGTTCAAACACGCATCCTCGCCGCCATACAAGACGTCGCCGGTACGGATCAATCCACTGTCTGGGCCGTACGCAGCAGCGCCAGTGCCGAGGATGGCGAGGTTTCCTTTGCCGGACAGTATGCCACGGTGCTCGATGTGCGCCAGGAAGACATCTGCGAGGCCTACAAGACCGTACTGGCCAGCAAGTACGCTCCCCGGGCCTTGACCTATCGCCTGCATTACGGCCTGGACGACAACCAGACTCCCATGGCCGTACTGGTGCTGCCCATGATCGCGCCGCGCGCCAGTGGAGTAATGTACACCATGGATCCCCTGGACATGTGCAAGGGATCATGTCTGGTCATCACGGCCGTTCCCGGCCTGGGAACCCGCCTTGTGGACGGCAGCGCGGTTCCGGACATCTTTCTGATTTCCCGGAACGACCCCAAGCATTTCCTGGCCAAACAGCCGGCGCCGGAGGAAGGATCGTCAGGCACCGGTTCCCAAAATGCGCAGAGAAACACTCTTTGCCTGGATGATGCAGCGGCAACTACTTTGGCGGAATGGGGCCTTGAACTGGAAGCCTTGACCGGCGCTCCCCAGGATGTGGAATGGGCGCAAGATCAGATGGCCAACCTGACAATACTTCAGTCCAGGCCCATCCACATGCCCGAGGATGGGACGGATCCGGAAGCCCTCTTCCACGATCAGCCCCAAGATACGCCTGCCCCTTCAAACCACGTTGCCGTGCTGTTGGAAGTGGGCACTCCGGCCAGCGTGGGCATTTCCACGGGCCCGGTCCACCACATTACCGGCGAAGGAGACATCAGCGAAATCCCTTCCGGCAGCATTCTCGTCACGCCGAATATCCCGCCCAGCCTTGTGCACGTGGTGCACAACGTTAAGGCGGTGCTTGCCGAACATGGCAGCAAGGCCAGCCACTTTGCCTCCGTGGCCCGGGAATTCGGCCTTCCGCTGGTTGTCGGACTTGGTAGCCTGGCAACAACATTGGCCCAGGGGCAAACCGTCACCGTGGATGCCTACCGGGGCGTTGTCTACGACGGTGAAGTTCGGGAATTGCTCGAATGGCAGGAAAAGCAAAAAAGCAGGCCTACCTTTCCGTTCCAACGTAAAATGAAGCCCCTCATGGAACTGATCAGCCCACTCACCCTGACCGACCCGGCGTCATCGAGTTTTGCACCTGAAAGTTGCCGGACCTATCACGATCTTGTTCGCTTTGTTCACGAAAAAGGCACCCAGGAGATGTTTTCTTTGGTGGAAGCCAAGGGTCGTGGTTTACGAAGCAGCAAGAGCCTGGAAGCCGACATCCCCATGGTTATGCAGGTCCTGGATCTTGGCGGCGGCTTGCGCGAATCGGCTCAGAGCGTAAAAACCGTGCGACCGGAGGATTTCCTCAGCGCTCCCATGCAGGCTGTCTGGAGCGGTCTGTCTGATCGGGACATCACTTGGTCCAAGGGGCTGGTGCATGTCGACTGGGAACGTTTCGACCAGGTCAGCGGTGGGATCTTCAGCCTTAAATCGTCCCTTCTGGCCAGCTACGCCCTGGTGGCCGCCAACTATGCCCATTTACTGCTGCGCTTCGGTTATCACTTCGCGGTCCTGGACGCTATGTCCGGCTCGCGTCCCGAAGAAAACCACATCCAATTCCGCTTCAAGGGTGGTGGGGGCTCACCGGAAAAAAAGATCTGGAGGCTGGCCATGATTGGCAGGGTCTTGAGTCGTTTCAACTTCCGCGTGGAGATCAACGAGGACATGCTTGAAGCCAAATGTATGCGCTTGGGTCATGAAGCCACCCAGTTGCGGCTGCGTGTGACTGGATACCTGCTGGGCTGCACTCCGTTGCTGGACATGGTTCTCGAAAGCGAAGATCATGCACTGGCCATGGCCGAAGAGATGGCAAAAAAATGGCAGAATGAAGGCAATAAGAATGAGTGA
- a CDS encoding protein-tyrosine phosphatase family protein, with product MSEAAGYPIYWVTDHLATGPAPMSYDHLDSLKAAGVDAIMNLCAEYCDLHDIESQQGFEVHYLPIEDEETPQLQALEAALAWLDESIYLGKKVYVHCRHGIGRTGTIISAYLLRRGLGSKLVKQKIKKLRSQPANFDQWWLVRKIGKKEGRLTIREPSLEWKTLVDLRPFFADHEALLAEIDARLQQQEDASLCGQGHAACCTSCVEISLIEAAFLTHHLNRKLHSAQRLAAIDRCSEVTRTCRALRKLSAGEPEEEFARLYAQQSIICPLSQEQLCLIFASRPLDCRFFDLPDIQENRDFIENCRQRTEKSSQGLFLALTGSFSNRKHITFPLVDVVSGRFVQSFFHLLSGDLA from the coding sequence ATGAGTGAAGCAGCAGGATATCCCATTTACTGGGTCACTGATCATTTGGCCACAGGCCCAGCGCCCATGTCCTACGATCATCTGGATAGCCTCAAGGCAGCTGGTGTCGACGCAATAATGAACCTTTGCGCGGAGTACTGCGACCTGCACGACATTGAATCCCAGCAAGGCTTCGAAGTCCACTATCTGCCCATTGAAGACGAGGAAACTCCGCAGTTGCAAGCTTTGGAGGCAGCCCTGGCTTGGCTGGACGAGTCCATATACCTGGGCAAGAAGGTCTACGTACATTGCCGCCACGGCATCGGGCGCACCGGCACTATCATTTCCGCTTATCTCCTGCGCCGCGGATTGGGCAGCAAACTCGTCAAACAGAAAATCAAGAAGCTGCGCTCCCAGCCCGCCAACTTCGATCAGTGGTGGCTGGTGCGCAAAATTGGCAAAAAAGAGGGTCGCCTGACCATTCGCGAACCCTCTTTGGAATGGAAGACCCTTGTGGATTTGCGCCCTTTTTTCGCGGACCATGAAGCCTTGCTCGCGGAAATCGACGCCCGTTTGCAGCAACAAGAAGATGCTTCGCTTTGCGGCCAGGGTCATGCTGCCTGCTGCACCAGTTGCGTGGAAATTTCGCTGATCGAGGCTGCCTTTCTGACGCATCATTTGAATCGGAAACTGCATAGCGCCCAACGACTGGCTGCGATAGATCGCTGTTCCGAGGTTACCCGGACGTGTCGCGCTTTACGGAAATTATCCGCGGGGGAACCGGAAGAGGAATTCGCCCGCCTGTATGCGCAACAATCCATAATCTGCCCCTTGTCCCAGGAACAGCTCTGCCTGATTTTCGCATCACGCCCTCTGGACTGCCGATTTTTCGACTTGCCGGACATACAGGAAAACAGGGATTTCATCGAAAACTGCCGCCAACGAACCGAAAAATCATCCCAGGGCCTTTTTCTGGCTCTGACAGGAAGTTTTTCCAACCGCAAACATATCACCTTCCCTTTGGTGGACGTCGTTTCCGGTAGATTCGTGCAGTCCTTCTTTCACCTTTTATCCGGCGATCTCGCCTGA